The following proteins are co-located in the Halorussus caseinilyticus genome:
- a CDS encoding glycerate kinase type-2 family protein — translation MIRNRGELAAASHADSSPRTNSSPRALALDCVTAGVAAARPRRVVREAVELGDDGRTLTVSGESYDLADYEEVVVLGGGKAAAGVADALDSILGERVSDLRGAVVTDDPGDSPGRIDALAGDHPVPSERGVSAARRVLALADEATADTLILAVVTGGGSALLPAPAEGISLADLQATTTDLLESGATIGEINAVRKHCSALKGGRLAERAAPATVVGLALSDVVGDDLGTIASGPLSPDETTYRDALGVLDRYGIDAPAAVRERLERGRRGEVPETPKPGHPAFERVSVHVLADGMTALRAAAEVADDAGYAPLVLSSRVRGEAREAAATHAAVAEEIRATGNPVEPPAVVLSGGETTVTVRGDGEGGPNLEFALSWALELDAGDAAGADAEASAPVVLASVDTDGRDGGTDVAGALVDAATVGRASGESGNEGEPGEPTDRGRESADAAASADGRLSPTAARDALADNDALCPLADANCAIRTGPTGTNVNDLRVMVVADGGRDTDL, via the coding sequence ATGATACGGAACCGCGGCGAACTCGCGGCGGCGTCTCACGCGGACTCGTCACCCCGCACGAACTCGTCACCCCGCGCGCTCGCGCTCGACTGCGTGACCGCGGGCGTCGCGGCCGCGCGACCCCGCCGAGTCGTCCGAGAGGCGGTCGAACTCGGCGACGACGGCCGGACGCTGACCGTCTCGGGAGAGTCCTACGACCTCGCGGACTACGAGGAGGTGGTCGTCCTCGGCGGCGGCAAGGCCGCCGCCGGAGTCGCAGACGCGCTGGATTCGATTCTGGGCGAGCGCGTCTCCGACCTCCGTGGTGCGGTCGTGACCGACGACCCCGGCGACTCGCCGGGCCGAATCGACGCGCTGGCGGGCGACCACCCGGTGCCGAGCGAGCGCGGGGTCTCCGCGGCGCGCCGCGTGCTGGCGTTGGCCGACGAAGCGACGGCCGACACGCTGATTTTGGCGGTCGTGACCGGCGGCGGGAGCGCGCTCCTCCCGGCCCCGGCCGAGGGAATCTCGCTGGCGGACCTGCAAGCGACTACGACCGACCTGCTGGAGAGCGGCGCGACCATCGGCGAAATCAACGCGGTCCGCAAGCACTGCTCGGCGCTCAAGGGCGGCCGACTCGCCGAGCGCGCGGCCCCCGCGACGGTGGTGGGTCTCGCGCTGAGCGACGTGGTGGGAGACGACCTCGGAACCATCGCCAGCGGTCCGCTCTCGCCCGACGAGACGACGTACCGGGATGCACTCGGCGTGCTGGACCGCTACGGTATCGACGCGCCCGCGGCGGTCCGCGAGCGGTTGGAGCGCGGGAGGCGCGGCGAAGTCCCGGAGACGCCGAAACCGGGCCACCCGGCCTTCGAGCGCGTCTCGGTCCACGTCCTCGCGGACGGGATGACTGCCCTGCGCGCGGCGGCCGAAGTCGCCGACGACGCGGGGTACGCGCCGCTCGTCCTCTCCTCGCGGGTCCGCGGCGAGGCGCGGGAGGCCGCCGCGACCCACGCCGCCGTCGCCGAGGAAATCCGAGCGACCGGCAACCCGGTCGAACCGCCCGCGGTGGTTCTCTCGGGCGGTGAGACGACGGTGACGGTCCGCGGCGACGGCGAGGGCGGCCCGAATCTGGAGTTCGCGCTCTCGTGGGCGCTCGAACTCGACGCCGGGGACGCGGCGGGCGCGGACGCCGAGGCGTCCGCGCCCGTCGTCCTCGCCAGCGTGGACACCGACGGACGCGACGGCGGAACCGACGTGGCGGGTGCGCTGGTTGACGCGGCGACGGTCGGACGTGCGTCCGGGGAATCCGGCAACGAAGGCGAGCCGGGCGAACCAACCGACCGCGGCCGCGAGTCGGCCGACGCCGCGGCGTCGGCCGACGGACGACTCTCGCCGACCGCGGCCCGCGACGCGCTGGCCGACAACGACGCGCTCTGCCCGCTGGCCGACGCCAACTGCGCGATTCGGACGGGTCCGACCGGTACGAACGTCAACGACCTGCGCGTGATGGTGGTCGCCGACGGCGGACGAGACACGGATTTGTGA